The stretch of DNA AATGAGAAAGCCCCCCCGAGCACTGCAGCACAAGGGCCAGGCgtgctggcagaggggacatTGTCTGTGGTCGTCTCCAGCTGCAACACCTCTGCCTCCACTCCCGCCACCTTCACATTGAACAGGGTTTGCTTTCCCCCCTCTCAGGCCCCTGCTATGCAAAAGCTGCCCCTGTCCttccaggctggggctgtgctgagcccgAGCCAGTCTCTGGTGTACATCCCCCCTCCCAGCTGTGGGCAGCCGCTCAGCGTGGCCACGCTCCCGGCCGCCCTGGGGGTCTCCTCCACACTCACCCTCCCCGTCCTGCCTTCCTACCTGCACGAGCGTTGCCTACCAGGCATTATCGCTTCCCCAGAGCTGCGTTCCTACCCCTACACCTTCTCTGTCACCAGGCCCTTGGCGTCGGATGCCAAAGTGGTGTCTGTGGAGGTGAATCAGCTCAGCTGCCCCCCGCCCTCGGGTGGAAGCAGTGCCCAGCCCGCGGCTGAGAGCGCTCCCCTGTCCAGCAGCGGCCTGGCTCTGCcctccagccaggctctgccctccagccaggctctgccctccagccaggctctgccggcagcaccagcagcaggtgGGAGCGCCACTCCCTCCTCTGGCACCGCCGTGCAGGCCAGGGCCCCGGCAGCTCCCGAGCCACATGCACCAGGGGCTGCCACTTCCCTGTCTCCTCTGAAGTCCCCTCCCCAGCTAGAGCGTGAGATGGTCTCATCCCCGGAGTGCACCGAGATGCCCCTGGATCTCTCCTCCAAGTCCAACCGCCAGAAGCTGCCTCCGCCCAGCCAGCGCAAGACCCCCCCCATGCCCATCCTCACCCCGGTGCACACCAGCGGCAAAGCGCTGCTCACCACCGTCCTCTCCAAGTCCCAGCGTGCAGCACAGGCCACGGGCAGCAGTGTCACCTCCTGCCTCGGAACCGCCCCGCCCTTGGTCATCTTTCCCGAGTTCCTGCGCAACGGCGAGCAGGGCTCCTGGGTGAAGAACACCACGCTCATCAGCACCATTCCTGGCACTTACGTCGGCGTCGCCAACCCGGTGCCGGCCTCGCTGCTGCTCAGCAAGGATGCCGGCGTGAGCCTCAGCAGGGACCCGCGCCACCTGCCCAAGCAGGAGCCCATCTCCATCATCGACCAGGGCGAGCCCCGCGGCGCCGGCGTTCCCTGTGGGAAGAAAGCCAACCAGGTTGGCACAGAAGGGCAGCAGGATCCTGCCAGGAGACCTCTTCAcggcagagctgctccaggagctcccttGTGTCAGTCCAAGGACATCGCCACCTGGAATCCCGTCCAGGGAAGTGTGTACCCGCGATGCCCCGTCAATGGAAAACCTTCCAATCCTCAACTTCTGCCTCTGGGCTGGTCTCCGTACCATCAAACCCCGCTGCTTTCCATCGGCATCTCCACGGCAGGACAGCTGCCCCTGAaccagagcagcccctgcaaGCCAGCCGTGGCGGGCGAGCTGCCGGCGTTCCCGAGCGTGCAGCCCGCCGAGCCCAGCGCGGCCGCACAGAGCCTGCACGAGGGGCTGCCCCGGCTCCCGCCTCAGGAACACGATGCTGCGGCCAAGAGCAAGAGCTGCCAGGCCTTGCCCAAGCCCTGCGAGGAGCCGGCCAACCCAGCACCGCTGGAGGCCGGTCCGGTTCTCCAGACCGGCGCCTTGGATGGGAAAGGGGGGAAGGGGAAGCTGGACAACACTCCGAAGAGTCAGGAGTGCACTCGGCCAGAGGCTGACTCCGGTCAGGAGAGCAACGCACAGACTGAGGCTCCCCAGGGGAGCTGTAGCCTCAAACAGTCGGatgcaaaacccaaaaaccaagTGTTAGCGGCGTATCTGTCACACGACGTGCCAGCGGCTGGGCAGCAGGGCCTGCGGATGGTGCCGGACGCGCCCGCGGATGGGCAGCGCAAGGAGCCGGGCTGCGAGGGCTCCCAGGAGCCGCCGGCCACGGAGCACACACCGTGTGTGCAGCAGGTGGATCTGTGCAGGGTCAAGAAGGAGCGAGTGGAGTGTGACGtgtcctttccctgcctgcGGGCCGGGACGGCTCCCCAGGCCTTCCCCGAGGCCAAGCTCAAAGGAGCGGGGCAAATCAAGCAGGAGGGTGGCACACGCTGCAAAGGCAAGCGGCAGCATGATGGGGACACCAGGCAGAGCCACAAGAGACTGAAGTGCCAAGGGCAGGACAGCGAGGAGTCCCCAAGCAAGTCGGGAAGCCGGGGCGTGCACGGCCGGAAGGTGTGTAggatgggatgggctgggagcgCTGGGTCACCTCAaaggtggggctggggggaggagggagctcTCATGGGGGGACAGCTGAGGGCACAGGGCTTGCTACCTGTGCTCCTGGGCATTCCCTGGCTGTGGGGGAATGTATCTTGCTGTGCTGCAAGATGGCCAGGGCAAAAATGTATCTGGAGTGTCAAAAAAGCTGGAGGGCACCAGCGTAATCGGTGGAGATGGAGTTTTGTCCTtcttgtgctgctccagctccgTCAGTGGGAAGCTCCAGCTTCAGCCCATGTCCTCCCTTCACAGTGGCAAAAACACCACGACAATCCACATGAGCCTGGCAAGCAGGAAGGCCGGGAAGGCCGAGGCGGCCTGGGTGCCAGCACAGATCACAACAGCCTCAGGGTAAAGCGCAAGCGTAGGAGGCCGGCGAAGACGGAGTGCCCATCTCCGGCTCACCGCGGAGACGGCCACGAGGAAGGTACTCAGTGGGTTCCTGCGGGGTCAGGCTGCCCTAGGGGCCAAactgctgctctcctgaagCCACATGCCCTCTGGAGCTGGGTTGGGAtccaaaacagagctgcagcatgATCAGACTCCCCGAATAGAGGTTGggaggaaccttaaagctcatcctgttccaccctgctgccacgggcaggggcaccttccattagaccaggttgctcctGGTCgagcctggccttggatgtttccagggatggtgcatCCCCCACCTCTCTGGagaacctgtgccagtgttttaccaccctCATTTTCAAAAACTTCTTCCCTATGTCCATTCTAAAGCAACCTCTGTTCATTTAAAGCTGTCCCCCTTGGGACATAGCCCCAATGTCACCTGCTATGGTGACACTGCACTGCCCTTCCTGCATCACAAGTCTGTGATCTGTTTTCTCTaagctctgttttcctcccaGGTTACTTGGAGAAGAAGCCCAAGAACAACTTTCGGGATTTCATTCCGGTGGTGCTGAGCAGCCGGACGCGCAGTCAGTCGGGTGAGTCGGTGCCCAGGCTCCCGGTAACAGTCCTGGCTGGACTGGGAGCATTTCCTTTTCACATCACCTTCTCCCTGCATTTTGTCCTGCTTTGAGGCTTTGCCTTGGCTTTTTTGTCAGCTAGAAATCCCACTTTTTTGCAGGAAGCATTGCTGGCTCTTCCGCTGGTGTGACAGGAGAGTGTGATGTGAGCGGTCAGGAGATTTTACCATTGCTGGAGGAGGatcaggaggaagaggaggaggaggaagaggaggaggaggagacatCCTTGAAACATTGCAAGCTGCGCAAATCCCACAGGACATCCCGCTGCCACAGCcgcagggacagggacaggtctGTGtctgagaggagcagctgtCACACGAGGAGGACCCGGGAGCTGACCTGGAGAGCAGAATCacccaggcagctgtgggagcccaacgaggaggaggaggaggaggaggaggaggatggccacatcaaaaggaagaaaaggagacgGCAGAAAAGTCGGAAATACCAGACGGGGGAATACCTGACTGAGCGGGAGGAGGAGCAAGTGGGATATCCCCACCGGAGGCGGAAATCCAAAGCAGGTACAGCCTGGGAAGGGGGTTCTGGTACTAAACTGGGGACCAGCgtgggaattttttgtttgttatgtGCAGAATTTTTGGGGGGaatttggttttcattatttttttttttgtgatgatGAAACTCCCTCACTTTTAATGACTGGTGGCTGCAGCATGGGCTGCTTCCATCGATCAGCtcttctttcaaaaacatttacAGTAAATTCCAGAGCAGTAAACAGCAATTTATGTGGCTAATTAGCCACTGATCTTACCCTTGGATTAAGACAGAGGGCGTGGGAAAACGAGAATGGGACGAGGTAGCAGAGTGGAATATTTCTGGACAAGCAGGGCCCCAGGGAGCCGTGCTCTGCAATCTGTGCTAACGCAGGGGGATGCAGAGCCATCCCGatccagccaggctgctcttggCTTTGCCTTGCTCTATGAGGGCCACTTGCAGGCTTGCACCAGGGAGCACAAGGGCGAGAGGATTAGCAGAGGGGAAGTGATGGGGGAACCCCAGCTGTGGTTTGTAGGGGTGAGGAGGAGCACGCTGTGcccacctctgctctgccactgctcctgCGCCTTTCCCCTCCACTGCCAGACCCTCTGTGAAACCTAAATCCATGGTGAGCCCATCCCTGAGGGCAGCAGTGTGTGCAGtcccctctccctgtgcagggacaggctgtGGGACCTGTCCAGTGGAGCTGTGGCTCGGTGTGTGCTGTGTAGCTGTGTCCAGTCACACGGGTGACTCCAGGAGGAAAGTTGTCATGGCAGCACTGTGCCAGCCCTCTGCGTGCTTGGGCTGTGCCCTTGGAGGGCATGAAGTGGCCACAGCCAcaccagagctcagagctgtgctcctcaggagctgctggggggatgtggggagcagagctggctgctgtcctcccagcagctgctatctgctccagcacagcgCTACACTATCCTGCCGTGTCTGGGAGCTTCTGCCAGACCTGGAACAAAGTTTCCAGTCTTGGCAACTCAGGGGCACCCTCAGGATGCCTTCTATTCAGAACAGGAGCCCGGAAGGAGCTTTGAGTGCAGTGGCATTCAGGAGGGTTTGCCCAGCAGCTTTACCACATATGTTAAgggtgtctgtctgtctgtccagcTTCCCTCAGAGGCTGCTCACTCAGCTCTCAGAGAGGGGACCTGCTGTAGTTGGGATTCAGAAGCTGTGGCCTGCAGCCACCTCCAGTGGCAGTGGAGTCCTGAAGTTCTCTCCATGCTGTGCAAAGTCCTTTCCTCTGTCTCTTTTTAACCGATCTCTTCCTCATTTCATGGAGTGTCTCTAAGTCTCGTGCTGCAGGATTGGGTGAGCAGGATTCCTCCATTCAGGGAAGACAAGGCTGGGTTTCCCTTGAGGAATCCTGGTGCTTCCTAGCTGGAAGCATGTTAATGAGAACTTAAACGTGCTCCTTAACTTCAGGGGAAGGTGTGAGAGGGCAAGGCAGGGCCTGTTACGTTTAGGCGGCAAGCACTGAGTGTTCACAGACAGCTGCTGCTCGTCCTGCCTCTCTAAGACTCATCCCAATGAATCCTGCTCCTGTCTTCCCTTGGGTGTCCCATGTACATGCTGAGTCCATCCAGATGGGAGAATCTGGGTgttctctctgcttctccttcctgcagtgcCCCTGCCCTGAGGCTGGATTTAGAATCATGGAACCTCAgaaaggttggaagggaccttaaagctcatccagttccatcccctgccatgggcagggacaccttccactatcccagggtgttccaagccctgtcccacatggccttggacacttccagggatgcaggggcagccacaacttctctgatTCCTGTGCAGCTCTCAGAGATGGACAGTTTGTCTTGCCTGGTGGCAGAGGGCTGGGTGACCTTCAGTGTGGTACCTCCTGAAGCTCCTCATTCACGTTTCTCCTTTAGATTGCAGGCACCGTAAGCAGAAGGAGCAAGGGAAGGGCAAAGGCACAGAGCTACAGCTGAGGAGCAGGCTATCCCCATCCCCCCGGAAACCTCAAGGACGCACGGACTTTCGGAATGGCTTCTTCCTGGAGCACTCCGACAGCTCTCCTGtccaggaagagctggagaaacCATCAGGAAAACGCAAATGTAAAACCAAACACCTGGCAGGGATCTGTGACGAGGGGAAGGTATGGCTTGAACGGATGAGTGAAACACgtgaggggagaagggaattctCGTGAGTTGTGGCCACATGGGCCAATGAGTTCTATTCCTTTGTCTCCAGGGGAAAGGCTGCTGCAACCAGCCCAAAATGTGCTCTCTGAAGAAGTCCCAGGACTTGTGGACACTTTGTAAGTCCCACCGGGCCAGCCCAGGGAGCTCCCCTGAGCTGCCCCCGGCCCAGAACGTTCCTCCCGGGGCTCGGCGGCTGATTGTGAACAAGAACGCGGGGGAGACGCTCCTGCAGCGAGCAGCTCGCCTGGGCTACAAGGTGAGTCCTGAACTCCTGCGCgtgccctgctgccccagccgGGCTggctgtcacagccctgctcttgcTGTGCAGGATGTGGTGCTGTACTGCCTGCAGAAGAAGAGCAGCGACGTGAACCACCACGACAACGCGGGCTACACGGCCCTGCACGAGGCCTGCGCGCGCGGCTGGATCGAcatcctgcacatcctgctccagcacggCGCCAACGTCAACTGCAGCGCCCAGGATGGCACCAGGTGAGCCAGGGCAGCgtggggcagggagcagggtgggcTGGTCATGTTGGTCATCACTAAATGGATCTTAACCCAAACCAGAGCATTTCCTTAGCGAAGTCCCGGTCCCTTTCTGCCCTTGCAGGCCTATCCATGATGCAGTAGCGAATGACAACCTGGAAACCATGTGGCTTCTCCTTTCCTATGGTGCTGATCCCACTCTGGCCACATACTCTGGGCAGACAGCAGTGAAGCTGGCCACCAGCGATGTGATGAAGCGCTTCCTCTGTGGTGAGTGCCAGGCCTGGGGTCACAGTGCTCCAGACCTTCCCTCTGGCAGCATACAGGGCCAAATCTGGGTGTGAAAGGGCCTGAGCACAAAATGACTCAGTCTTTAGCTCTGTCCTGTCACACAAGCATGTTTTTACCACCCAAACTTTAATTATACAATTGTGTTTCCTGTAGAAGATACAAGtcacttttcagttttcagtgtgCAAGGAGATGGCTGCGCTGTGGTCACACAACTAAAGACAGTGCTCTGCTTGGAGATGCTGTTCCACAGTCCCTGGTTCTACTATTTAACCTAAGGGAACAGAATTTTGTTGGCAAATAATGCTGCCTTCTCTGGCAAAAGAGCCCTGcccaaatgctgctgctggcagaagggGCTGGTTTGGATCCCTGTGGCTGCGTTCAGTGCCATTTGTGTACACACAAGATGAGTGTTGTGGCTTCTCCACAACAGCAAGGAAGGGACAGCCAGAGGTGGCTCCCAGacagagaaaagacagaaaatccCCAgtgtagaaaaaaatctgtttggcCACTGCCTTTGTGAGCTCCTCCAGGCTCAACTACTCACACAAGTTTTGGGGATGGTGATTTGGAGCTCAGGACTGCTCTAGGAATCTTTCCTTCCAAGCCACTTCACACTGTctgttgttttcccttttcagctCCCATGTCCTGGCTGGGGGCCTGGGGTGATGCCCACTCCTGAGTGGGGACACCCTTCCTGCAGCCGTGGTTCAGTTCTGCCATAATGCCCGAGTGGGAAATGCAGCAGGGGTGAAGCAGCTCCCCCTGGATCTGAGGATGTGCACACCAGGACGATGCTTTGAGCATTAACCTCTCTGTTTCCCCTCTCTAGATTACCTGTCAGACCTGCAGGGCCGCAGTGATGGAGaccctgggacagcctgggattTCTACAGCAGCTCCGTGCTCGGTGAGTGCAGCGCGGGCTGGGCTGGcggcagcagggcaggaggtgaaGCTGTGTAAAACTCATCCCCTCAGGTTTGGccacatccctccctcctcatGCTTTGGACAGAGACCTTGCTGTGGTGATCCCTGCTGGGAGTTGCTCCTGGAAGGGTCTTTTTGGGAAGCTGAATGTGTGCATCCATTCCAGTGCAGGACTGGGGATTCCTGAGGGCTTTGGCTGTCGATCCCAAGCACGTCATTCTTGGAGCAGTTCTTGTTGCTCCCCTGCTAACCAGTCACCAAGGAAGGTGAAAGACAAGTATGTCCTTCATTCCTTCAAGGTGTAGAAGTCCTGAACTTCCAGGTTCCCAGAGCTGCCCATCCCTCTCCCCTGCTTTGGAGGGGAGATGTTCATCCAGGGGAGGTCCTGTTCTTACAACACCAGGCATTCTTCCCAGTGAAGGGCTGACTTCTGCCTTTACTGTCACTTCTCAAAACTGTGGTTACAGTGGAAGATGTTCTGGATCTGGCACGGGCCTGCAGCACACTGGAGTCCCTCCAGCCTCTTCCAAGTTCAGCACTCCCGAGCCCCCCATAAGGACTTGGAGTTTATGCTGGCAGGCTGAGAGGGTTGTTGCCTGTTGATCGTAGTTGCTCACCTTCATAACTTCCACCATGCTTctagaaacaaaaacaaattcagGAGGGTGCTCTTGGTAGAAGACTTGTCCTTGGAGGACCCTGATGTCTTCATTCCAGAACAGGAGAAATTCTGCACTCCTGAGAGCTCTGTTTGTAGGCTGCTGCACCTCAGCCCTGCCAAGGGAACAGTTCAAACCTCAGCCTCCTTCCTCAGAATTTCTCACTCTCAAAGCTGTCACAAgtgttttcaaagcagaataGCTGTtctttgtgatatttttaaagatactaCCCCTTTTGATTTATCACTAATTCCCTGCCGCCCCATCCACGGGGCATTCCCATTGCGGCCTTTGGGAGGCTGCCTGGCAAGGCAGGAGCTGACACAGCTGGGAAGTGACCCCTTACCCTGCCAGGTCTCTTTCCAGCAGGCACAGGAAGGGACCCTCtctctccccatcctcctgGGATCAGttagagcagcagcagctgcggTGCCAGCCCCGCGTCACCTGCGCCGTGCCAGGCGCTGCTGCCGGacactgccagagctgcagaaagagCAGGATGGCCAAGCCTGGGACATGGGCTGCTTTCTTTACAGCCTGTTTACTGTGTGTCCTGGAATGTCCCTTTCTGGCTCAGGTACCTCAGCAGTCACCTCGGGTCACCTGGAACAGGTACAGCCCAGGCCAGGGGAGTACCTGGTTCTGCTCTGGAATAACCGAGCTGCTCTCAATCATCACGGGCAGCAAacagctctcctcctccttcctttgaAATCTGCCTTTCCATCAGCTCCACCAGCTGAAGCACTGGACATCCCTCAGGATACAGGAGAAATCCCAGGCCCTGCTTGAGCTGTTCCTATTCTTTGGGACAGGAATGCTGTCCACATTTTCCTTGAGGTCTGCAACTCTCTGGGGGCAGAAGGATAATGAAGGAAGCCAGGGTGTGGGATCTCTGAGGTGTGGAAAATCCATCAGTGTCCTGTgtttggtgctgctggagctccagaTACAAAGTCCTAGTCCGGGATTTGTGTCCACCTGGGACAGGCATTGTTGTGCCTGGTACAGAATGTTCCTGTCCTTGTCCCAGCCTTTGCACGGGCAGACGGACAGGACTGAGCTTTCAGGACAGACAGTGAGCCCTATTTTTGCCacattaaatgcatttaattattttttctgagttcCTCAGGAAATCTGAGGCTTTTCAGTGATGGCATCTGAGCTTTGCTAGCAGCAACATTGGATCAATAACCATGTCACTTATTTTTGTCCTGTCTACAGCAAGTTTGGACAATTTCAGCACCCTGTTttgtagagattttttttcccttgacaGCTCTAGGAAATAACTGTTTTTCCCCCAAGACCCTGCCTGAGATAATGTCTCCTGTCATCTGCTATTGTTCCTCAGTTGGATCCCACTCGTGCTGGGTGAGCAGCTGGGTGTGTGGAGCTTCCTTGTGCAGCACACCagaagattttccttttttcagccttttctcttgTGCATGGGGTTGAACTTTTGCATGATTGGTTTATTTGCTCAGGGGCACATTGGGTCTCACTGCTCCCTGTAGAATCTAAACTCTCTTACCTGGAAGTTTTTGGAGTTTTCCTGTATTATCTCAGTGGGACAACAACACTCTGCAAACTTAACACTGTTCACACTTCTTCATAACAAAATCCAGGCAGCAAGCTTCTCTTCAACAGGAGCTTTTCAGATTTGTAAATAGGAAAGTTACctgattttaaatgcttttggaTCCAGCCTGCTGTTCTCCATCCCCTCTGGACACAGATCCTGCTGGAGCTCAGATGCCTCCTGGAACACCCAGGCAAATTCTCTAAGTCATAGAATCATGCACTGgtttgagttgaaagggaccttaaagaccatctgATTCCACTCTTGaccatgagcagggacagcttccactgtcccaggttgctccaagccccaaccaacctggccttggacactttgagggatggggcagccacagctgctgtgagccCTGTGCCAAGGCCTTgccactctcacagggaagaatttctgtATATCCACCTTAAATTTCCCCTCATGCTTGTTGCTTGGTTGGATTGGTCTCTGGTGGCACAGCCTTGCTGCCCTCACTGGGACAGGTGCTGGCTCCCCTGGATCACCTGCTGGAGGTTCTGAGGGTGGGATCTGGGTGGAGAagctctggaggagcagagTGCTTGCTGTGCCTTCCTTGGTATGGCCTGTGCAGGCAAAGCCTCTCCACATCCACCTCGCTGATCCAGGCTCTTCCAGGctgaggagctctgtgctggcatgGGACAGGGGCCAAGGTCATTTTGGAGAGAGTCTGGGGTCTACTAGTGGGGTGGCTCGTGGTGcaggctgtgctctgtcccACCTGAGCTTCCTGCCACGGCTCAGGATGTTGTCCCCAGCTCACCTGGCCGGCGAGCCAGCAGTGCAGCCAGCGCCCCGTGCTCCTCTGGGAcgaggggctgcaggggagcaggtGGCTGCAGTTCTCACCTGCctgtgggaatgctgtgggGAGGTGCCCAGGGGGTCGTGGCAGTGGCCAGGGAGTGCCAGCACGGGCTGGGTGTGACTGAGCAGTGCCaacctctgtcctgctgcagaggggaaggacAGCATCGGCTGCGACCTGCTGCTCAACCCTCCAGGGAGCTCAGaccaggaggaagaggagcaagaAGCAGATAACTTCATGTTTGAGTTCTCAGACAAGCCACTGCTTCCCAGCTACAACCTCCAAGTGTCCGTCTCCCGGGGGTGAGTGCCTTTccctggagcacagagcaggaccagggctggctgcagccctggcacttTGGTTGTTCCAGGGGTTAAGAGCTGCTCGTGTATCTCAGGATCATCCCAGAATCCcaaagggtttgggttgggaagggcCTTACAGCTCATCCCGTTCCACCCctctgctatgggcagggacacctccctttagaccagggtgctccaaagctcatccaagctggccttggacatttccaaggatggggcagccacagctgctctgggcagcaaGGGGAAGTCATGGCTGTGGCACTGAGGAAGTTGGGGAAGCAGTGCCTGGCTTGGCACAGCCTGGAATGTTctcagggagcagggaaggctcATCAgggctccccccagcccccatGGCCAGGCACATCCTGCTGCCCTgagtgtccctgtgctgtgccaggaagCTCCCCTCTCTCATCCCTATAATCCTGCTTCTAGCCCCATGTCCCTTTAGCAGCAGCACACACGGATGGCTCTGAGATGGTTTCCCTTCCACCATGGCCAAATCGGTCCCAGCACTGGAACAGCACTCCCACCTGCATTCCCCATGACACAGTGCCTGTTGCTGGGGCAAAGGGTGACTTGGAAGAGGCAGCAAACAAAGCACTGCTCTTCTGTGCAGCAAATTTCTGTGCCTGCCAGTGTTTGTCCACGCAGAGGGACACGTGCAGCATGCCCTCCAGCAATAAACCACACCAGAAGCTCCATTTCCTGACCATGCAGCTTATTCCTGGCAGGGAAGCTGCCAGGACCTTGTTGAAGGCAGGACTTTCACACCAGTGTCCCTGCCTAGCTGTGAGCGTTTTTTAAAGCTGTGACCTGTGAGGCTGTGATCAAACCCCAGTCCGTGGGCCCCTGGGGGAAAGCAGCACAtggagagcagtgccagagGGGAGGGACAGCGTGCCAGGAGGGCCTGCAGCCCTCTCCACCCCAGTAACCCACCGTGCTCTTGCCATCCTCGCAGGCCCTGCAACTGGTTCCTGTTCTCTGATGTGCTCAAGCGGCTGAAGCTGTCCTCCCGCATATTCCAGGCCCGCTTCCCGCACTTGGAGGTGGCCACGCTGCCCCGGGCAGAGTTCCAGCGCCAGGTGTCCCTGAGCCaggtgctggcacaggaggAGGTGCCGGCAAGCCCCGAGCTGGCGCCGGGCACGGCAGAGACTGTGGAGCTGGTGCACTACGAGCccgagctgctgcagctgctgggctcgGCGGTGGAGTACCAGGCCTGGAGCAGCTGACGGGGACAGGCCACTCCCGGCATCACGAGGCAATAATAAGGACCAAGGGGAAGCAGCTCTCTCAGCGCCAGCAGCAGGGACCCGAGTCTTTGAGCAGCCGCTCCTCCTCTCCTCAGGGTCTCCgccagctggggagggaggacCCTCGCCTCCAAGGACTTCCCGAGGTCCCCCGGCCACGAGCAGTGGCGGTCGCTGCCGCCTCATGCAGCTCCGGTGGGTGATGGAGCCCCTGCTCAGAGGGGCTCAATGGGGCAGCGAGGGGTGGGAGCCGCCGCCCCTCCCCACCGGACCCTACGGAACTGCGCCTCTCCGTTCGCCCTCCCCCTCCCAATGTCTTCCatagtatttatttaattagtatttaatttgtaatgttttctttgtttttgctgaGTCTGTATCACTGTGATGGTGAGCTCCGGGCTGTGGGATGAGGCCGTCCCCGCCCCTCTCCAGCGTGCCCCGAGGCCGGCCAGGCCTGGGGTTCCCGTCCCTCCCCGGCCACAAGCCAGGGGACAGCCCCTTCCCTTGGCTTTGGAGCTGGCTCCCGCTGCCAGCGCTCAGCCGCAGCCGGGagccagccccactgctccATCCTCTCCCGTGCTCCTTCCTCCATCTCATTCGTGCTGCTGCTCGCTGTCCCCGGCGGTGCCGCCGGGCAGGCGCAGCCCGCGGCCCCCAGCGCGTCCCCCGCTTCGGCAGCTTGTGCCCCGCTCCCGGAGCCGCTCCCGGAACCGCTCCGTGCCCGGAACCGCTCCCGGAACCGCTCCCGGAACCGCTCCGtgccccgcgcccgccgctgTCCCGGGAGCCGCTCCGTGCGGGAGCCGCTCCGTGCGGGAGCCGCTCCGTGCGGGAGCCGCTCCGTGCGGGAGCCGCTCCGTGCGGGAGCCGCTCCGTGCGGGAGCCGCTCCGTGCGGGAGCCG from Parus major isolate Abel chromosome 4A, Parus_major1.1, whole genome shotgun sequence encodes:
- the BCORL1 gene encoding BCL-6 corepressor-like protein 1 isoform X2 gives rise to the protein MISTAPLYSGVHNWTSTERIRMCGLNEERRAPISDEESKTSSSQHLGSQEFCVSSSLSEVELTAVSGGGSSAQGLDADGKVEEKLGAKLEEQPPDPNPNLECAGKTVTDDALGPLAGQGDGRGQEPATPRAVEQESSGADAAWTPADPPSDKQADAAPACSVAPETEPAGNEKAPPSTAAQGPGVLAEGTLSVVVSSCNTSASTPATFTLNRVCFPPSQAPAMQKLPLSFQAGAVLSPSQSLVYIPPPSCGQPLSVATLPAALGVSSTLTLPVLPSYLHERCLPGIIASPELRSYPYTFSVTRPLASDAKVVSVEVNQLSCPPPSGGSSAQPAAESAPLSSSGLALPSSQALPSSQALPSSQALPAAPAAGGSATPSSGTAVQARAPAAPEPHAPGAATSLSPLKSPPQLEREMVSSPECTEMPLDLSSKSNRQKLPPPSQRKTPPMPILTPVHTSGKALLTTVLSKSQRAAQATGSSVTSCLGTAPPLVIFPEFLRNGEQGSWVKNTTLISTIPGTYVGVANPVPASLLLSKDAGVSLSRDPRHLPKQEPISIIDQGEPRGAGVPCGKKANQVGTEGQQDPARRPLHGRAAPGAPLCQSKDIATWNPVQGSVYPRCPVNGKPSNPQLLPLGWSPYHQTPLLSIGISTAGQLPLNQSSPCKPAVAGELPAFPSVQPAEPSAAAQSLHEGLPRLPPQEHDAAAKSKSCQALPKPCEEPANPAPLEAGPVLQTGALDGKGGKGKLDNTPKSQECTRPEADSGQESNAQTEAPQGSCSLKQSDAKPKNQVLAAYLSHDVPAAGQQGLRMVPDAPADGQRKEPGCEGSQEPPATEHTPCVQQVDLCRVKKERVECDVSFPCLRAGTAPQAFPEAKLKGAGQIKQEGGTRCKGKRQHDGDTRQSHKRLKCQGQDSEESPSKSGSRGVHGRKWQKHHDNPHEPGKQEGREGRGGLGASTDHNSLRVKRKRRRPAKTECPSPAHRGDGHEEGYLEKKPKNNFRDFIPVVLSSRTRSQSGSIAGSSAGVTGECDVSGQEILPLLEEDQEEEEEEEEEEEETSLKHCKLRKSHRTSRCHSRRDRDRSVSERSSCHTRRTRELTWRAESPRQLWEPNEEEEEEEEEDGHIKRKKRRRQKSRKYQTGEYLTEREEEQVGYPHRRRKSKADCRHRKQKEQGKGKGTELQLRSRLSPSPRKPQGRTDFRNGFFLEHSDSSPVQEELEKPSGKRKCKTKHLAGICDEGKGKGCCNQPKMCSLKKSQDLWTLCKSHRASPGSSPELPPAQNVPPGARRLIVNKNAGETLLQRAARLGYKDVVLYCLQKKSSDVNHHDNAGYTALHEACARGWIDILHILLQHGANVNCSAQDGTRPIHDAVANDNLETMWLLLSYGADPTLATYSGQTAVKLATSDVMKRFLCDYLSDLQGRSDGDPGTAWDFYSSSVLEGKDSIGCDLLLNPPGSSDQEEEEQEADNFMFEFSDKPLLPSYNLQVSVSRGPCNWFLFSDVLKRLKLSSRIFQARFPHLEVATLPRAEFQRQVSLSQVLAQEEVPASPELAPGTAETVELVHYEPELLQLLGSAVEYQAWSS